The following coding sequences are from one Cygnus olor isolate bCygOlo1 chromosome 2, bCygOlo1.pri.v2, whole genome shotgun sequence window:
- the NRSN1 gene encoding neurensin-1 isoform X3 → MKVGRMSSYADICGTKHTQGSTEGGYQRYGVRSYLHQFYEDCTASIWEYEDDFQIQRSPSRWSSTFWKVGLISGTGFMLIGLTVLVVGFLVPPKIEALGKDDFVVVDTRAIQFNGSLDICKLAGAILFCIGGTAMSACLLMSAFAKSYSKEEKYLQQRFKERIADVKAHATPVTKAPAPGESKIPVTLSKVQNVQPLPET, encoded by the exons ATGAAG GTCGGAAGGATGAGCTCCTATGCTGACATCTGCGGGACCAAGCACACGCAGGGCAGCACCGAGGGAGGTTACCAACGCTATGGAGTTCGGTCCTACCTGCATCAGTTTTATGAGGACTGCACAGCTTCAATATGGGAGTATGAGGATGATTTTCAGATCCAGAGATCGCCTAGCAGGTGGAGCTCTACGTTCTGGAAG gtcGGACTCATCTCTGGGACGGGTTTTATGCTGATAGGTTTAACGGTTCTTGTAGTGGGTTTTCTTGTGCCACCGAAAATTGAAGCTCTTGGGAAAGATGATTTTGTTGTGGTGGATACTCGTGCCATTCAGTTTAATGGGTCCCTTGATATATGCAAGCTGGCAGGAGCGATCTTGTTTTGCATTGGAGGGACCGCCATGTCAGCATGTCTGTTGATGTCTGCTTTTGCTAAAAGTTActccaaagaagaaaagtacCTCCAGcaaagatttaaagaaagaatagcAGATGTAAAAGCCCATGCAACCCCAGTCACAAAAGCGCCAGCACCCGGAGAATCAAAGATACCTGTCACTTTGTCCAAAGTTCAAAATGTCCAACCTTTACCTGAAACCTGA
- the NRSN1 gene encoding neurensin-1 isoform X4: MSSYADICGTKHTQGSTEGGYQRYGVRSYLHQFYEDCTASIWEYEDDFQIQRSPSRWSSTFWKVGLISGTGFMLIGLTVLVVGFLVPPKIEALGKDDFVVVDTRAIQFNGSLDICKLAGAILFCIGGTAMSACLLMSAFAKSYSKEEKYLQQRFKERIADVKAHATPVTKAPAPGESKIPVTLSKVQNVQPLPET; the protein is encoded by the exons ATGAGCTCCTATGCTGACATCTGCGGGACCAAGCACACGCAGGGCAGCACCGAGGGAGGTTACCAACGCTATGGAGTTCGGTCCTACCTGCATCAGTTTTATGAGGACTGCACAGCTTCAATATGGGAGTATGAGGATGATTTTCAGATCCAGAGATCGCCTAGCAGGTGGAGCTCTACGTTCTGGAAG gtcGGACTCATCTCTGGGACGGGTTTTATGCTGATAGGTTTAACGGTTCTTGTAGTGGGTTTTCTTGTGCCACCGAAAATTGAAGCTCTTGGGAAAGATGATTTTGTTGTGGTGGATACTCGTGCCATTCAGTTTAATGGGTCCCTTGATATATGCAAGCTGGCAGGAGCGATCTTGTTTTGCATTGGAGGGACCGCCATGTCAGCATGTCTGTTGATGTCTGCTTTTGCTAAAAGTTActccaaagaagaaaagtacCTCCAGcaaagatttaaagaaagaatagcAGATGTAAAAGCCCATGCAACCCCAGTCACAAAAGCGCCAGCACCCGGAGAATCAAAGATACCTGTCACTTTGTCCAAAGTTCAAAATGTCCAACCTTTACCTGAAACCTGA
- the NRSN1 gene encoding neurensin-1 isoform X1: MWEMQCLLSNNQRQVQVGRMSSYADICGTKHTQGSTEGGYQRYGVRSYLHQFYEDCTASIWEYEDDFQIQRSPSRWSSTFWKVGLISGTGFMLIGLTVLVVGFLVPPKIEALGKDDFVVVDTRAIQFNGSLDICKLAGAILFCIGGTAMSACLLMSAFAKSYSKEEKYLQQRFKERIADVKAHATPVTKAPAPGESKIPVTLSKVQNVQPLPET, translated from the exons aTGTGGGAGATGCAGTGCTTGCTTTCCAATAACCAAAGGCAGGTTCAG GTCGGAAGGATGAGCTCCTATGCTGACATCTGCGGGACCAAGCACACGCAGGGCAGCACCGAGGGAGGTTACCAACGCTATGGAGTTCGGTCCTACCTGCATCAGTTTTATGAGGACTGCACAGCTTCAATATGGGAGTATGAGGATGATTTTCAGATCCAGAGATCGCCTAGCAGGTGGAGCTCTACGTTCTGGAAG gtcGGACTCATCTCTGGGACGGGTTTTATGCTGATAGGTTTAACGGTTCTTGTAGTGGGTTTTCTTGTGCCACCGAAAATTGAAGCTCTTGGGAAAGATGATTTTGTTGTGGTGGATACTCGTGCCATTCAGTTTAATGGGTCCCTTGATATATGCAAGCTGGCAGGAGCGATCTTGTTTTGCATTGGAGGGACCGCCATGTCAGCATGTCTGTTGATGTCTGCTTTTGCTAAAAGTTActccaaagaagaaaagtacCTCCAGcaaagatttaaagaaagaatagcAGATGTAAAAGCCCATGCAACCCCAGTCACAAAAGCGCCAGCACCCGGAGAATCAAAGATACCTGTCACTTTGTCCAAAGTTCAAAATGTCCAACCTTTACCTGAAACCTGA
- the NRSN1 gene encoding neurensin-1 isoform X2, whose amino-acid sequence MRFFQKVGRMSSYADICGTKHTQGSTEGGYQRYGVRSYLHQFYEDCTASIWEYEDDFQIQRSPSRWSSTFWKVGLISGTGFMLIGLTVLVVGFLVPPKIEALGKDDFVVVDTRAIQFNGSLDICKLAGAILFCIGGTAMSACLLMSAFAKSYSKEEKYLQQRFKERIADVKAHATPVTKAPAPGESKIPVTLSKVQNVQPLPET is encoded by the exons ATGAGATTTTTCCAAAAG GTCGGAAGGATGAGCTCCTATGCTGACATCTGCGGGACCAAGCACACGCAGGGCAGCACCGAGGGAGGTTACCAACGCTATGGAGTTCGGTCCTACCTGCATCAGTTTTATGAGGACTGCACAGCTTCAATATGGGAGTATGAGGATGATTTTCAGATCCAGAGATCGCCTAGCAGGTGGAGCTCTACGTTCTGGAAG gtcGGACTCATCTCTGGGACGGGTTTTATGCTGATAGGTTTAACGGTTCTTGTAGTGGGTTTTCTTGTGCCACCGAAAATTGAAGCTCTTGGGAAAGATGATTTTGTTGTGGTGGATACTCGTGCCATTCAGTTTAATGGGTCCCTTGATATATGCAAGCTGGCAGGAGCGATCTTGTTTTGCATTGGAGGGACCGCCATGTCAGCATGTCTGTTGATGTCTGCTTTTGCTAAAAGTTActccaaagaagaaaagtacCTCCAGcaaagatttaaagaaagaatagcAGATGTAAAAGCCCATGCAACCCCAGTCACAAAAGCGCCAGCACCCGGAGAATCAAAGATACCTGTCACTTTGTCCAAAGTTCAAAATGTCCAACCTTTACCTGAAACCTGA